A window from Hymenobacter volaticus encodes these proteins:
- a CDS encoding Y-family DNA polymerase, with product MFALVDCNNFYASCERVFRASLAIVPVVVLSNNDGCLISRSAEAKALGFQMGDPYFQVKLELDYNKVRVFSSNYALYGDMSRRVMHYLASVAPTIEIYSIDECFLDLHGMNRYLYPDLAVFGAEVREQIRRRTKIPTCVGIAPTKTLAKLANRIAKKYPAMKGVCYLDTEEKRRKALELTKVEDVWGIGHQYATKLQAQGIRTAAQLTQQSENWARKFLGGVVRVRLLRELQGKVCHQLQLSEDGTLSRQSIPTAAPLGRP from the coding sequence ATGTTCGCGCTTGTAGATTGCAACAATTTCTACGCAAGCTGTGAGCGAGTATTCCGGGCCTCCCTGGCTATTGTACCCGTAGTGGTGCTATCAAACAACGATGGTTGCCTGATTTCCCGTTCTGCAGAGGCTAAGGCCCTGGGTTTCCAGATGGGAGACCCCTATTTTCAGGTAAAGCTCGAGTTGGATTACAATAAAGTCCGTGTATTCTCCTCGAACTATGCGCTCTACGGGGACATGTCTAGGAGGGTCATGCACTATCTGGCGTCGGTGGCCCCCACCATTGAAATCTACTCCATTGACGAGTGCTTTCTGGACTTGCACGGCATGAATCGCTACCTCTATCCCGACCTTGCTGTGTTCGGAGCCGAGGTCCGGGAACAAATCCGCCGCCGCACTAAGATTCCGACCTGCGTCGGCATAGCGCCCACGAAGACCTTGGCAAAGCTGGCGAACCGGATAGCTAAAAAGTACCCGGCCATGAAGGGAGTTTGTTACCTGGACACCGAGGAGAAGCGCCGAAAGGCCCTAGAGCTAACCAAGGTGGAGGACGTGTGGGGCATCGGGCACCAATACGCTACCAAGCTCCAAGCTCAGGGAATCCGCACCGCTGCCCAGCTCACCCAGCAAAGCGAGAATTGGGCTAGGAAATTTCTTGGTGGCGTTGTCAGGGTCCGGCTGTTGCGGGAACTCCAAGGCAAGGTATGCCACCAATTGCAGCTCTCAGAAGACGGTACCCTCTCTCGCCAGTCTATCCCTACAGCCGCACCTTTGGGACGCCCCTGA
- a CDS encoding DinB/UmuC family translesion DNA polymerase, with protein MPPIAALRRRYPLSPVYPYSRTFGTPLTTFPDVLGAVSSFTSRAAEKLRRQGSAANTMSVFLSKDRFSLAPGPHSSSTVISLPVASSDTSDLIRLARTALKRLWQPGCVYKKAGVIFDGLETDGQQQLDLFAKVNVGEARDKLMKGLDKLNERFGSGAVTFASAFVKKGERPVWDSKADFKSPAYTTDWDELWFIT; from the coding sequence ATGCCACCAATTGCAGCTCTCAGAAGACGGTACCCTCTCTCGCCAGTCTATCCCTACAGCCGCACCTTTGGGACGCCCCTGACCACCTTTCCCGACGTTCTGGGCGCGGTTAGCTCCTTCACTTCCAGGGCCGCTGAAAAGCTCCGTCGCCAGGGTTCCGCAGCCAATACCATGTCGGTATTCCTGAGCAAAGACCGGTTCAGTTTGGCGCCAGGGCCGCATTCATCCTCCACTGTCATTTCGCTCCCCGTAGCCAGCAGCGACACCTCCGACCTGATACGCTTAGCCCGCACGGCCCTCAAGCGGCTATGGCAACCGGGGTGCGTCTACAAGAAAGCCGGGGTCATCTTCGATGGCCTGGAAACGGACGGTCAGCAGCAGCTTGATTTGTTCGCCAAGGTCAACGTCGGAGAGGCTCGCGACAAGCTAATGAAGGGCCTGGACAAGCTCAACGAACGGTTCGGGTCCGGGGCCGTGACCTTCGCATCGGCGTTCGTGAAGAAAGGAGAACGCCCGGTTTGGGATAGCAAAGCTGACTTTAAGAGTCCCGCCTACACGACTGATTGGGACGAGCTATGGTTCATCACTTAA
- a CDS encoding chlororespiratory reduction 6 domain-containing protein → MNYSDADIIMMQFDKKEIEDFDVIDIYGTLLNYYENPREVYNKINIVITGYDNDSRELFEIPEVRKFFLFLDNSFPYWFYWLNKDLPPEISSFFTLFACICPVNIKSKHNDKVAVLFEIEKLMVIVESHFHYYNKLADASGISEEESIATSDYILKVLRLFNFTE, encoded by the coding sequence ATGAACTACTCTGATGCTGACATCATAATGATGCAATTCGATAAAAAGGAGATAGAAGATTTTGATGTAATCGATATATATGGCACTTTGCTAAATTATTATGAGAATCCAAGAGAGGTTTATAATAAAATAAATATCGTTATAACGGGCTACGATAATGACTCGCGCGAGTTGTTTGAGATACCTGAAGTTAGAAAATTCTTTTTGTTCCTAGATAATAGTTTTCCGTATTGGTTTTATTGGCTAAATAAAGATTTGCCACCTGAAATATCCTCATTTTTCACTCTGTTTGCATGTATATGTCCAGTTAATATTAAGTCAAAACACAATGACAAAGTTGCTGTTCTATTTGAAATTGAGAAATTAATGGTAATAGTTGAATCTCATTTCCATTACTATAATAAATTGGCAGATGCTTCAGGTATAAGCGAAGAAGAATCAATAGCTACATCAGATTACATCTTAAAAGTTCTTCGTCTGTTCAATTTTACGGAATAG